In Onychostoma macrolepis isolate SWU-2019 chromosome 14, ASM1243209v1, whole genome shotgun sequence, a single window of DNA contains:
- the slitrk4 gene encoding SLIT and NTRK-like protein 4 isoform X2: MCFDCLFVFPPSKVTKWFTGGFVKGKMLLLVLLAFSISGSFCDSDSDLRAETCSACSCMSIENVLYVNCEKITVYRPTQLQPPVSSLYHLNFQNNLLYILYPNSFVNFTHAVSLQLGNNKLQNIEGGAFVGLSALKQLHLNNNELKELRADTFRGIENLEYLQADYNLIKFIEKGAFNKLHKLKVLILNDNLIQSLPENIFRFASLTHLDIRGNRIQKLPYLGVLEHIGRIVELQLDDNPWNCTCDLLPLKAWLENMPYNIFIGEAICETPSDLYGRLLKETNKQELCPMGTGSDFDVRMPPSQPEGGLTMSNVAPSTIAPLVTKAPKTTNPSKIYGNGIVAGIPAGKNGQIVSYQTRIPPLSCPQPCTCKAHPSDFGISVSCQERNIQSLADLVPKPPNAKKLHLSGNYIRDISPTDFQGFEGLDLLHLGSNQISTVQKGVFANLTNLRRLYLNGNQLEQLHPEMFLGLSNLQYLYLEYNAIKEVLAGTFDSMPNLQLLYLNNNVLRSLPAYIFAGVSLARLNLKNNHFMTLPVSGVLDQLKSLTQIDLDGNPWECSCDLVALKLWLEKLNEGVAAKGVKCVSPVQFSNIELRELKNEIMCPKLIARPPFILTSATPVLTSLSPAGVGKAPPSGPVPLSIMILSILVVLILTVFVAFCLLVFVLRRNKKPAGRQEGLGNQECGSMPLQIRRHNHKSNKKDDLGGETFIPQTIEHMSKAHTCGIRDSESGFKFVDSERQKMMLRNSADKDKDSLPLDPRKRLSTIDELDEFIPGRDSIFLHNYLDSKKDFNSIGYF; the protein is encoded by the exons ATGtgttttgattgtttgtttgtttttccccccTCTAAGGTTACTAAATGGTTTACTGGGGGATTTGTAAAAGGCAAAATGCTGCTGCTTGTTCTGTTGGCCTTTTCCATATCGGGTTCATTTTGTGACTCGGATTCGGACCTCAGAGCCGAGACCTGCAGCGCTTGCTCCTGCATGTCCATCGAGAACGTCCTCTATGTGAACTGTGAGAAAATAACTGTGTACAGACCTACACAGCTGCAGCCGCCAGTATCCAGCCTCTACCATTTGAATTTCCAGAACAACCTTTTGTATATCCTTTACCCCAACTCTTTTGTGAATTTCACACACGCAGTCTCACTCCAGCTGGGGAACAACAAACTCCAGAACATTGAGGGAGGGGCCTTTGTGGGGCTTAGTGCATTGAAACAGTTGCACTTAAATAACAATGAGTTAAAAGAGCTCCGCGCCGACACTTTCCGAGGGATCGAGAACTTGGAATACCTCCAGGCTGACTACAATTTAATCAAGTTCATTGAGAAAGGAGCCTTCAACAAATTACACAAACTGAAGGttctcattttaaatgacaatcTGATTCAAAGCCTACCTGAGAACATTTTCCGATTCGCCTCCCTTACTCACTTGGACATAAGAGGGAATAGGATACAGAAGCTTCCCTATCTTGGAGTGCTGGAGCACATCGGGCGGATAGTGGAATTGCAGTTGGATGACAACCCGTGGAATTGCACTTGTGATTTGTTACCTTTGAAAGCCTGGTTGGAGAATATGCCCTATAACATTTTCATCGGAGAGGCTATTTGCGAGACCCCTAGTGACCTGTACGGCCGACTCTTAAAGGAGACTAATAAGCAGGAGCTGTGCCCCATGGGGACAGGCAGTGACTTTGATGTACGGATGCCCCCCTCCCAGCCCGAGGGTGGGCTAACCATGTCCAACGTGGCACCTTCAACCATAGCACCTTTAGTGACCAAAGCACCCAAAACAACCAATCCCTCCAAAATATATGGCAATGGGATTGTCGCTGGCATCCCAGCTGGTAAAAATGGCCAAATTGTGTCCTATCAAACTCGAATCCCTCCCCTCTCCTGCCCCCAGCCCTGCACATGCAAAGCTCACCCTTCTGACTTTGGCATTAGTGTTAGCTGTCAAGAAAGAAACATTCAGAGTCTAGCAGATCTTGTACCTAAACCGCCAAATGCCAAGAAATTGCACCTTAGTGGTAATTACATTCGAGATATCAGTCCCACTGACTTCCAAGGGTTTGAGGGTTTAGATTTATTACATTTGGGCAGCAATCAAATATCCACCGTCCAGAAAGGTGTGTTCGCAAATCTTACCAACCTCCGTAGGCTGTACCTAAAtggaaatcagctggagcagcTGCACCctgaaatgtttcttgggcTAAGTAACCTCCAGTATCTCTATTTGGAGTACAATGCCATAAAGGAGGTGTTAGCAGGGACGTTTGACTCCATGCCAAATTTGCAGCTCTTGTATCTGAATAACAATGTGCTCAGAAGCCTGCCTGCGTACATCTTTGCAGGTGTTTCTCTTGCCAGACTGAATCTAAAGAACAACCACTTCATGACTTTGCCTGTGAGTGGCGTCCTAGACCAGCTCAAATCTCTCACTCAGATAGACCTGGATGGCAACCCTTGGGAATGCTCCTGCGATTTAGTGGCTTTGAAACTCTGGCTCGAGAAGCTGAATGAAGGGGTCGCTGCCAAAGGGGTCAAGTGTGTGTCTCCAGTGCAATTCTCCAACATTGAGCTGAGGGAGCTGAAAAATGAGATAATGTGCCCAAAGCTCATAGCCAGGCCTCCTTTCATCTTGACCAGCGCCACCCCTGTCCTCACATCGCTGTCACCTGCCGGAGTTGGCAAGGCACCCCCCAGCGGTCCTGTGCCCTTGTCTATTATGATATTGAGCATACTGGTAGTTCTGATCCTCACTGTCTTTGTGGCCTTCTGCCTGCTGGTCTTTGTGTTGAGACGGAACAAAAAGCCAGCGGGAAGACAGGAGGGACTCGGCAACCAGGAGTGCGGCTCCATGCCTCTCCAGATCCGGAGGCACAATCACAAATCTAACAAGAAGGACGACCTGGGAGGAGAGACCTTCATCCCGCAGACCATCGAGCACATGAGCAAAGCTCACACGTGTGGAATTAGAGACTCAGAGTCAGGCTTCAAATTCGTAGACTCGGAGAGACAGAAAATGATGTTGCGCAACAGCGCCGACAAAGACAAGGACTCTCTACCCCTGGACCCCAGGAAGAGATTAAGCACCATTGACGAGCTGGACGAGTTCATACCGGGACGAGACAGCATATTCCTCCACAACTACTTGGACAGCAAAAAGGATTTCAACAGTATAGGG TATTTTTAG
- the slitrk4 gene encoding SLIT and NTRK-like protein 4 isoform X1, whose amino-acid sequence MLLLVLLAFSISGSFCDSDSDLRAETCSACSCMSIENVLYVNCEKITVYRPTQLQPPVSSLYHLNFQNNLLYILYPNSFVNFTHAVSLQLGNNKLQNIEGGAFVGLSALKQLHLNNNELKELRADTFRGIENLEYLQADYNLIKFIEKGAFNKLHKLKVLILNDNLIQSLPENIFRFASLTHLDIRGNRIQKLPYLGVLEHIGRIVELQLDDNPWNCTCDLLPLKAWLENMPYNIFIGEAICETPSDLYGRLLKETNKQELCPMGTGSDFDVRMPPSQPEGGLTMSNVAPSTIAPLVTKAPKTTNPSKIYGNGIVAGIPAGKNGQIVSYQTRIPPLSCPQPCTCKAHPSDFGISVSCQERNIQSLADLVPKPPNAKKLHLSGNYIRDISPTDFQGFEGLDLLHLGSNQISTVQKGVFANLTNLRRLYLNGNQLEQLHPEMFLGLSNLQYLYLEYNAIKEVLAGTFDSMPNLQLLYLNNNVLRSLPAYIFAGVSLARLNLKNNHFMTLPVSGVLDQLKSLTQIDLDGNPWECSCDLVALKLWLEKLNEGVAAKGVKCVSPVQFSNIELRELKNEIMCPKLIARPPFILTSATPVLTSLSPAGVGKAPPSGPVPLSIMILSILVVLILTVFVAFCLLVFVLRRNKKPAGRQEGLGNQECGSMPLQIRRHNHKSNKKDDLGGETFIPQTIEHMSKAHTCGIRDSESGFKFVDSERQKMMLRNSADKDKDSLPLDPRKRLSTIDELDEFIPGRDSIFLHNYLDSKKDFNSIGVSGFEIRYPEKPHDKKMKKSLIGGNHSKIVIEQRKSDYYELKAKMGTPDYLQVLEEQTALSKF is encoded by the coding sequence ATGCTGCTGCTTGTTCTGTTGGCCTTTTCCATATCGGGTTCATTTTGTGACTCGGATTCGGACCTCAGAGCCGAGACCTGCAGCGCTTGCTCCTGCATGTCCATCGAGAACGTCCTCTATGTGAACTGTGAGAAAATAACTGTGTACAGACCTACACAGCTGCAGCCGCCAGTATCCAGCCTCTACCATTTGAATTTCCAGAACAACCTTTTGTATATCCTTTACCCCAACTCTTTTGTGAATTTCACACACGCAGTCTCACTCCAGCTGGGGAACAACAAACTCCAGAACATTGAGGGAGGGGCCTTTGTGGGGCTTAGTGCATTGAAACAGTTGCACTTAAATAACAATGAGTTAAAAGAGCTCCGCGCCGACACTTTCCGAGGGATCGAGAACTTGGAATACCTCCAGGCTGACTACAATTTAATCAAGTTCATTGAGAAAGGAGCCTTCAACAAATTACACAAACTGAAGGttctcattttaaatgacaatcTGATTCAAAGCCTACCTGAGAACATTTTCCGATTCGCCTCCCTTACTCACTTGGACATAAGAGGGAATAGGATACAGAAGCTTCCCTATCTTGGAGTGCTGGAGCACATCGGGCGGATAGTGGAATTGCAGTTGGATGACAACCCGTGGAATTGCACTTGTGATTTGTTACCTTTGAAAGCCTGGTTGGAGAATATGCCCTATAACATTTTCATCGGAGAGGCTATTTGCGAGACCCCTAGTGACCTGTACGGCCGACTCTTAAAGGAGACTAATAAGCAGGAGCTGTGCCCCATGGGGACAGGCAGTGACTTTGATGTACGGATGCCCCCCTCCCAGCCCGAGGGTGGGCTAACCATGTCCAACGTGGCACCTTCAACCATAGCACCTTTAGTGACCAAAGCACCCAAAACAACCAATCCCTCCAAAATATATGGCAATGGGATTGTCGCTGGCATCCCAGCTGGTAAAAATGGCCAAATTGTGTCCTATCAAACTCGAATCCCTCCCCTCTCCTGCCCCCAGCCCTGCACATGCAAAGCTCACCCTTCTGACTTTGGCATTAGTGTTAGCTGTCAAGAAAGAAACATTCAGAGTCTAGCAGATCTTGTACCTAAACCGCCAAATGCCAAGAAATTGCACCTTAGTGGTAATTACATTCGAGATATCAGTCCCACTGACTTCCAAGGGTTTGAGGGTTTAGATTTATTACATTTGGGCAGCAATCAAATATCCACCGTCCAGAAAGGTGTGTTCGCAAATCTTACCAACCTCCGTAGGCTGTACCTAAAtggaaatcagctggagcagcTGCACCctgaaatgtttcttgggcTAAGTAACCTCCAGTATCTCTATTTGGAGTACAATGCCATAAAGGAGGTGTTAGCAGGGACGTTTGACTCCATGCCAAATTTGCAGCTCTTGTATCTGAATAACAATGTGCTCAGAAGCCTGCCTGCGTACATCTTTGCAGGTGTTTCTCTTGCCAGACTGAATCTAAAGAACAACCACTTCATGACTTTGCCTGTGAGTGGCGTCCTAGACCAGCTCAAATCTCTCACTCAGATAGACCTGGATGGCAACCCTTGGGAATGCTCCTGCGATTTAGTGGCTTTGAAACTCTGGCTCGAGAAGCTGAATGAAGGGGTCGCTGCCAAAGGGGTCAAGTGTGTGTCTCCAGTGCAATTCTCCAACATTGAGCTGAGGGAGCTGAAAAATGAGATAATGTGCCCAAAGCTCATAGCCAGGCCTCCTTTCATCTTGACCAGCGCCACCCCTGTCCTCACATCGCTGTCACCTGCCGGAGTTGGCAAGGCACCCCCCAGCGGTCCTGTGCCCTTGTCTATTATGATATTGAGCATACTGGTAGTTCTGATCCTCACTGTCTTTGTGGCCTTCTGCCTGCTGGTCTTTGTGTTGAGACGGAACAAAAAGCCAGCGGGAAGACAGGAGGGACTCGGCAACCAGGAGTGCGGCTCCATGCCTCTCCAGATCCGGAGGCACAATCACAAATCTAACAAGAAGGACGACCTGGGAGGAGAGACCTTCATCCCGCAGACCATCGAGCACATGAGCAAAGCTCACACGTGTGGAATTAGAGACTCAGAGTCAGGCTTCAAATTCGTAGACTCGGAGAGACAGAAAATGATGTTGCGCAACAGCGCCGACAAAGACAAGGACTCTCTACCCCTGGACCCCAGGAAGAGATTAAGCACCATTGACGAGCTGGACGAGTTCATACCGGGACGAGACAGCATATTCCTCCACAACTACTTGGACAGCAAAAAGGATTTCAACAGTATAGGGGTGAGTGGCTTTGAGATCCGTTACCCCGAGAAaccacatgacaaaaaaatgaaaaaatcatTGATAGGGGGCAACCACAGTAAGATAGTGATTGAGCAGCGTAAAAGTGATTATTATGAACTAAAGGCAAAAATGGGGACCCCAGACTACCTTCAAGTACTAGAGGAACAGACAGCCCTCAGTAAATTCTAG